Genomic segment of Streptomyces sp. NA02950:
GATGCGCTCAATCTGCCGCTCGAGCTTGGGGTCAACGGCATCGGCGGCGGCCTGCTTGGCGCCACGCACGATCAGCCAGGCGCGCTTGCGCTTCTCGGCCGGGGTGTAGGAGCGGAAAACGTCGGTCACAGGGTGTCCTTCCTGGTCAGCGGTTGCGGATGGTGGTGGTCGAGCGGCCGAACCAGCGGTTCGACACGTGGTGATGGGTCACGAACGTGTCGCCCCCGCCGCGGCGGCCGGGGGCCGCGATGGCAACACCGGCGGCGACCCCAGCGGCGATGAGGAACTGCACGAAGGAGTCCACGACGATGGCCGCGGCCCCCGCGGCGAAGTACGCGCCCACACCGGCCCCGGCGGCGAACACGCCCTTGGCTGCGAGCCGTTGGGCTTGCGGGTCCACCCCGGCCGGGGCCGGTGCGGGGGCGGGGGCGGGGGCGGGGGTGCGGACGGTGGGCAGGTCGTCGCGGCGCACGGCCACGAAACCGCCGTGGGCGCCGGGGATGTAGACGACCGGGCCACGCTCGGCCGCCAGTTCCACGGCCCCGCTCAGCGGCTGCTGGGCGGGGCCGTAGGGGTCGGGGGTGACCGGGTCGGGGACCGGCTCATCCGGCGGGCGGTAGGGCAGGGGCGCATTCATGCTGCCACCTCCTCAGGCTCAGCGGCTGTCTCTGTCCGCTCGGCACGGAGCGTGTCCCGCAGACCGCGCGCCTTCTCCGCAGACGTCCGGACCGCCTTCCGGATGCGTTCGGCCGTCAGCTCGTCGTCGGTCCAGTCGGCGGTGATCGACCGGGCCTCATCGAGCAGTTCGGTGGCCGTCCGCTTCGGGCGGGGAGTGCGGGCCGACTGGGGGACTTGACCGGTCGCCCGACGGGGCCGGACCGACTCCGCCGCCAAAGGCGCGGTTGCTGGTGCCGACGGGTTGGGCTTGGGCTGGTCGACCGGTCCCGGGGCTGGAAGGGGCAGCGGGTCGGCGACCGGCGCGGGCGGCTCCGGTGCCGACTCTCCCTGCTCAGACGTAGACCGTTTGATACCGCTCTCAGTCGTTTTCTCAGCATTCGTGGTTGGCTGCGGCTGGTGGTGCAGCACCTTGGCGACCAGATCCGACCCGAAGTAGATCGAGCCGACCGGAAGAGAGGTCGCCAGCAGCACCAGCACCCAACCGGCCTTGTTGAGGTCGCCCAGTCGACCGGGGTCGACCGAACCGCCGTGCAGCTCCGGCACGAGTCCGTGTACGTAGTTCAGGACGAGTGAGGCGGTGGTGTAGGCGGCCAGCACCCGCAGCGCGAACCTGCGGTCCCGGCCGGTCAGAACGAGAGCGGCGACCAGCGCCAGGGCCATCAGGCCGTCGACCACGAACGGGTACAGGGTCGCGGCCGTCGCATCGGCGCCTATGGCCGTCGACACATCCCGCAGCGCGTTCCACGAGACCCGGAACGCCATGCCGACCACGGCCACCAGGGCGAGGACGAGCAGGACCTTGGGATTGCGGTTCACCGGGCGGCCTCCCCGTCCGGCCGCGGCTGGTCGTCCCAGGCGCGGTAGCCGGTGGGCGGGTGCTCGGCGAGCTTCTTCCGCAGGTAGGCGGCGGCCCACTTTGCGGCACCGATCCCGGTGGGACCATCGAGGACGGTCGTGAGCGTGACGACCACACGCATGGCCCGCTCGTCCAGGACCGCGCGGAACCGCTCGGCGTCGCCGACAGTAGCCGGGGCCGGGATGTCCAGCGCCTCCACAACGGCGCGCAGCAGCGCGGCAACTTCCTCCGGAAGCGGCCCGGGAACTGGAGGGATGGTGCTCACGCGCCCACCCCCGGCACGCTCACCGAGACGGCGCGGTTGGAGAGCTCCCGACGGGCGGCCAGCACCCGGCGACGGGCCCGGCGGATACGGCGCTCATCCAGCTCCGACACCGGCCGGTCAAGCGTCATGATCTGCGCATCCAGCAGCTCAACCTCGGCCGTG
This window contains:
- a CDS encoding DUF2637 domain-containing protein → MNRNPKVLLVLALVAVVGMAFRVSWNALRDVSTAIGADATAATLYPFVVDGLMALALVAALVLTGRDRRFALRVLAAYTTASLVLNYVHGLVPELHGGSVDPGRLGDLNKAGWVLVLLATSLPVGSIYFGSDLVAKVLHHQPQPTTNAEKTTESGIKRSTSEQGESAPEPPAPVADPLPLPAPGPVDQPKPNPSAPATAPLAAESVRPRRATGQVPQSARTPRPKRTATELLDEARSITADWTDDELTAERIRKAVRTSAEKARGLRDTLRAERTETAAEPEEVAA
- a CDS encoding DUF6284 family protein, which gives rise to MNHIAALQAVVTADLSDREPTAAELDAIELEMPIITAEVELLDAQIMTLDRPVSELDERRIRRARRRVLAARRELSNRAVSVSVPGVGA